A single window of Oncorhynchus keta strain PuntledgeMale-10-30-2019 chromosome 34, Oket_V2, whole genome shotgun sequence DNA harbors:
- the LOC118367495 gene encoding alpha-endosulfine — MSSENLSDTQMEYEDEKQDSQEKNANLVKGEEVKLKAKYPGLGQKPGGSDFLMKRLQKGQKYFDSGDYNMAKAKMKNKQLPVAGPDKNLVTGDHIPTPQDLPQRRSSLVTSKLAG; from the exons ATGTCGTCCGAAAATCTGTCAGATACTCAAATGGAATATGAGGATGAAAAACAG GACTCTCAGGAAAAGAATGCCAACCTTGTGAAGGGCGAAGAGGTCAAGCTGAAGGCCAAGTACCCCGGCCTGGGCCAGAAGCCTGGAGGCTCCGACTTCCTCATGAAGAGGCTACAGAAAGGG CAAAAATACTTTGACTCAGGTGACTACAACATGGCCAAGGCCAAGATgaagaacaaacagctgcccgtGGCGGGCCCTGACAAGAATCTCGTCACAGGGGACCACATTCCCACGCCACAGGACCTGCCCCAGAGGAGGTCCTCCTTGGTGACCAGCAAACTAGCAGGCTAG
- the LOC118367496 gene encoding induced myeloid leukemia cell differentiation protein Mcl-1-like: MSLSKSITRATTTMLNFQNGVVGGSSYPAGSSLCYLVETGVVRAGASPKSKVDTDLGNGTGDTPPRPTKLGMNVVKSNVLGNHLSDRSNNDDSDGSLPCTPQMASECGPELSNCQSGDEVLEHDTIQLIENVLEDYTGLSPSRCKQSKALTTMKQVVKDIIAKHRYAYNGMIAKLDLDDRCDDMSFINSVAKTLFGDGTTNWGRIASLVAFGAVVSQHLKEMGRGHCIESVGQKISTYLLSDQRDWLVKNNAWNGFVEFFHVQDPESSVRNTLIAFAGFAGLGATLAMLIR; this comes from the exons ATGAGTCTGTCGAAGTCGATTACACGAGCCACAACTACGATGTTGAATTTTCAAAATGGAGTCGTTGGAGGCTCTTCGTACCCTGCTGGTAGCTCTTTGTGCTATTTGGTCGAGACTGGGGTTGTACGTGCTGGGGCGTCACCGAAGTCAAAAGTGGATACTGACTTGGGTAATGGGACTGGCGACACTCCACCACGACCCACGAAGTTAGGAATGAATGTCGTGAAAAGCAACGTCCTGGGTAATCATTTGTCAGACCGAAGCAACAATGACGACTCTGACGGTTCTTTGCCCTGCACTCCTCAGATGGCGTCAGAATGTGGGCCTGAACTATCGAATTGTCAATCGGGCGATGAAGTATTGGAACATGATACAATACAACTAATTGAAAACGTATTGGAGGACTATACAGGACTGTCTCCGTCTCGTTGTAAGCAAAGCAAGGCTCTTACGACGATGAAGCAAGTGGTGAAGGATATAATAGCAAAGCACCGATACGCATACAATG gtATGATCGCCAAACTTGACTTAGATGACCGATGCGATGACATGAGTTTCATCAATTCTGTGGCCAAGACACTCTTCGGTGATGGGACCACGAACTGGGGTCGCATCGCCAGCCTGGTGGCATTTGGAGCAGTAGTGAGCCAGCACTTGAAGGAGATGGGCAGGGGACACTGCATTGAGTCGGTGGGCCAAAAGATCTCCACATACCTCCTCTCTGACCAAAGGGACTGGCTGGTCAAAAACAATGCTTGG AATGGATTTGTAGAGTTCTTTCATGTGCAAGATCCAGAGTCTTCAGTAAGGAACACCCTCATAGCCTTTGCTGGATTTGCTGGGCTTGGGGCAACACTCGCCATGTTGATCAGGTGA